From the genome of Carcharodon carcharias isolate sCarCar2 chromosome 36 unlocalized genomic scaffold, sCarCar2.pri SUPER_36_unloc_20, whole genome shotgun sequence, one region includes:
- the mettl25b gene encoding protein RRNAD1 isoform X2, with translation MSTLLLEQGPCKGRESVWPLSLLAYRASAHALAFSRQPRGGSPTPPGEGGRPEEFRANGSQSSKLSHHFRRHVKPKKQHEIRRLGAMVKKLCEATGCEHVVDIGSGQGHLSRYLAFGHGLRLTGVEAGEELVTMARRFDKDLLLSLKKEAARKSQSDKRSREILGMEPDRIPLPHHLLGWVDPRAPWEDFLQLLESEGSPEGEGWRAGRPFVLTGLHTCGDLGPAALRHFARCPSALGITAVSCCYMKTTTAGEPASPPGGGASEAGYPMSAWIRGLPAHRLPYKLRELACHALEDYAARLREEGAGLRVHCYRAVLETIIRQLQPSLRRPGVQTSRKTHLLPFEDYARAALQKLGLDAGVQWDASLVQSLLAQERMVVAYFCLNLLLAPVIETLILLDRVLYLKEQSYQCELIPLFDPTFSPRNFVLVAAKVGVRVSDLLCPEEGREV, from the exons ATGTCAACATTGCTGCTGGAACAAGGACCTTGCAAGGG acGGGAGTCGGTGTGGCCACTCTCGCTGCTGGCGTACCGGGCGTCCGCACACGCGCTGGCTTTCTCCCGCCAGCCCCGGGGCGGCTCGCCCACTCCGCCGGGGGAGGGTGGCAGGCCGGAGGAATTCCGGGCCAACGGGAGCCAGAGCTCGAAGCTGAGCCACCACTTCCGGAGGCACGTCAAACCCAAGAAGCAGCACGAAATCCGGAGGCTGGGAGCg ATGGTTAAGAAGCTGTGTGAGGCCACCGGCTGTGAGCATGTGGTGGATATTGGATCGGGACAg GGCCACCTCTCTCGCTACCTTGCCTTCGGACACGGGCTGCGTCTCACTGGGGTGGAGGCTGGAGAGGAGCTGGTGACCATGGCCAGGCGGTTTGACAAAGACCTGCTGCTGAGCCTGAAGAAAGAAGCGGCGAGGAAATCACAG AGCGacaagaggagccgagagatccTGGGCATGGAGCCCGACCGCATCCCACTTCCCCACCACCTGCTGGGGTGGGTGGACCCCAGGGCACCGTGGGAGGACTTCCTTCAGCTGCTGGAGTCGGAGGGCAGCCccgagggggaggggtggagggcgGGACGCCCCTTCGTGCTGACAGGGCTCCACACCTGCGGGGACCTGGGCCCCGCCGCCCTCCGTCACTTTGCTCGTTGCCCCAGCGCGCTGGGGATCACCGCCGTCTCCTGCTGCTACATGAAGACCACCACCGCGGGCGAGCCGGCATCTCCACCCGGGGGTGGGGCCTCCGAGGCCGGGTACCCCATGAGCGCCTGGATCCGGGGGCTCCCGGCACACAGGCTGCCCTACAAACTCCGCGAGCTGGCCTGCCACGCCCTCGAGGACTACGCCGCCCGGCTGAGGGAGGAGGGCGCAGGGCTACGGGTGCACTGCTACCGGGCGGTGCTGGAGACCATCATCAGGCAGCTCCAGCCCTCGCTCAGAAGGCCGGGGGTCCAGACCTCCAGGAAGACCCACCTGCTCCCCTTCGAAGA CTATGCCCGTGCTGCTCTGCAGAAGCTGGGTCTGGACGCTGGAGTCCAGTGGGATGCCAGTCTGGTGCAGTCGCTGCTGGCGCAAGAGAGGATGGTGGTGGCCTACTTCTGCCTGAACCTGCTGCTGGCCCCGGTGATCGAGACCCTCATCCTCCTGGACCGGGTCCTCTACTTGAAGGAGCAAA GCTATCAGTGCGAGTTGATCCCACTGTTCGACCCCACGTTCTCCCCCAGGAACTTTGTGCTGGTGGCGGCAAAGGTGGGGGTTCGAGTCAGCGACCTCCTCTGCCCGGAAGAGGGCCGTGAGGTTtga
- the mettl25b gene encoding protein RRNAD1 isoform X1 yields the protein MPVGETQPLLFEQQKQRAVDIVRLLSSYSHILDTYVIEFFSENLWEKVPRSWRATLSNLTTPQMSTLLLEQGPCKGRESVWPLSLLAYRASAHALAFSRQPRGGSPTPPGEGGRPEEFRANGSQSSKLSHHFRRHVKPKKQHEIRRLGAMVKKLCEATGCEHVVDIGSGQGHLSRYLAFGHGLRLTGVEAGEELVTMARRFDKDLLLSLKKEAARKSQSDKRSREILGMEPDRIPLPHHLLGWVDPRAPWEDFLQLLESEGSPEGEGWRAGRPFVLTGLHTCGDLGPAALRHFARCPSALGITAVSCCYMKTTTAGEPASPPGGGASEAGYPMSAWIRGLPAHRLPYKLRELACHALEDYAARLREEGAGLRVHCYRAVLETIIRQLQPSLRRPGVQTSRKTHLLPFEDYARAALQKLGLDAGVQWDASLVQSLLAQERMVVAYFCLNLLLAPVIETLILLDRVLYLKEQSYQCELIPLFDPTFSPRNFVLVAAKVGVRVSDLLCPEEGREV from the exons ATGCCAGTAGGTGAGACTCAGCCGCTACTCTTTGAGCAGCAGAAGCAGAGGGCTGTGGACATCGTGCGACTGCTTTCCAGCTATTCACACATCCTGGATACCTACGTGATA GAATTTTTCAGTGAAAACCTATGGGAGAAGGTGCCACGTTCCTGGCGAGCGACACTATCCAACCTGACCACCCCACAGATGTCAACATTGCTGCTGGAACAAGGACCTTGCAAGGG acGGGAGTCGGTGTGGCCACTCTCGCTGCTGGCGTACCGGGCGTCCGCACACGCGCTGGCTTTCTCCCGCCAGCCCCGGGGCGGCTCGCCCACTCCGCCGGGGGAGGGTGGCAGGCCGGAGGAATTCCGGGCCAACGGGAGCCAGAGCTCGAAGCTGAGCCACCACTTCCGGAGGCACGTCAAACCCAAGAAGCAGCACGAAATCCGGAGGCTGGGAGCg ATGGTTAAGAAGCTGTGTGAGGCCACCGGCTGTGAGCATGTGGTGGATATTGGATCGGGACAg GGCCACCTCTCTCGCTACCTTGCCTTCGGACACGGGCTGCGTCTCACTGGGGTGGAGGCTGGAGAGGAGCTGGTGACCATGGCCAGGCGGTTTGACAAAGACCTGCTGCTGAGCCTGAAGAAAGAAGCGGCGAGGAAATCACAG AGCGacaagaggagccgagagatccTGGGCATGGAGCCCGACCGCATCCCACTTCCCCACCACCTGCTGGGGTGGGTGGACCCCAGGGCACCGTGGGAGGACTTCCTTCAGCTGCTGGAGTCGGAGGGCAGCCccgagggggaggggtggagggcgGGACGCCCCTTCGTGCTGACAGGGCTCCACACCTGCGGGGACCTGGGCCCCGCCGCCCTCCGTCACTTTGCTCGTTGCCCCAGCGCGCTGGGGATCACCGCCGTCTCCTGCTGCTACATGAAGACCACCACCGCGGGCGAGCCGGCATCTCCACCCGGGGGTGGGGCCTCCGAGGCCGGGTACCCCATGAGCGCCTGGATCCGGGGGCTCCCGGCACACAGGCTGCCCTACAAACTCCGCGAGCTGGCCTGCCACGCCCTCGAGGACTACGCCGCCCGGCTGAGGGAGGAGGGCGCAGGGCTACGGGTGCACTGCTACCGGGCGGTGCTGGAGACCATCATCAGGCAGCTCCAGCCCTCGCTCAGAAGGCCGGGGGTCCAGACCTCCAGGAAGACCCACCTGCTCCCCTTCGAAGA CTATGCCCGTGCTGCTCTGCAGAAGCTGGGTCTGGACGCTGGAGTCCAGTGGGATGCCAGTCTGGTGCAGTCGCTGCTGGCGCAAGAGAGGATGGTGGTGGCCTACTTCTGCCTGAACCTGCTGCTGGCCCCGGTGATCGAGACCCTCATCCTCCTGGACCGGGTCCTCTACTTGAAGGAGCAAA GCTATCAGTGCGAGTTGATCCCACTGTTCGACCCCACGTTCTCCCCCAGGAACTTTGTGCTGGTGGCGGCAAAGGTGGGGGTTCGAGTCAGCGACCTCCTCTGCCCGGAAGAGGGCCGTGAGGTTtga